CTAAACATTTTCTTCCTGAACCATGGGTTCTCTATAACGAGCTACGATCTTTACAACGAGGATTGCTTTTTATGTATgtgaaattttttcataatatcttaaaattatattaatatataataatattcaaatgtaagatataatgaaaaataataatttcgttatatatatatatatatatatatatatatatatatattttttttttttttcataatgataACTAATATAGTTTATCacagtataataatattaataaattatactatgtatattatataaataatattaatatgagcATATAACAAATTCACATAGAAGAGTATAATTTAATGAacataaagattataatataatttataggaACGGAGAAGAGTGGTTACAATTTCGGCGAATATTAAATAAGGTGATGCTGTTGTCAGATCCAACCGACATGTTTGTTGGTCCATGTCAAAAAGCTGCTGAGGGATTAGTAGAAAAATGGACAAGTCAAatcagtaacgataatattttatcacaaTTGGAAACACAACTTTATCAATGGTCGATCgaaggtaaatatatttataattttttttataatgattataatatactcgtcgagatatttaattattattttataaaaaataaatatttacatatatatgtatatatatatatatatatatatatatatatataatagcgATGTTGGCGACTCTAATGGGATCTACGTGGCACCGTCATAAAGCAAATATATCACGGGATTCAGAGAATTTGGCGAGAACATTGCATAAGATATTCGAATATACAGCTGAATTATCAATGTTACCGGCAAAATTAGCGAAAACCTTGAGATTACCTTCTTGGAACAGGTTCGTTGAATCTGCTGATTCGGCGTTAAGTATCGTTCGAACATTGGTACCGGAAATGGTTCGCCTTGGAGGTGATGGTCTGCTGCAGACGATGATGGACGAAGGAATTCGGGACGATGATCTCGTTAGGATAGTAACCGACTTTATTATAGCTGCTGGAGATACGGTagttttcttcgtttaattataaataatcaatgatcTACAAATTCgtttgattgattgattttatattgttcaaaatatattttaattgtttattgtttcatcaatttgattttgattttattttaagacgGCTTTCTCCACTCAGTGGATGTTATTTTTACTTGGTAGTGATTCAGAATTGCAAGAGAAATTGTatgaatcaattaaaaatctttcgtcGAAGGAAATATTACGTGATTCATTGATAAAAGGAGTCATTAAAGAAACACTTAGGCTCTATCCAATAGCTCCATTTATCACGAGATATTTACCAGAGGATAACGTGATAGGTGGTTATTTCGTCCCTAAAGGGGTAAAtgaaagtttatttatttcttttaaaacaatatcattactatgcgtgtgtgtgtgtgtgtatacatatgtttataataattaatgatatttattttacgtagGAATTACTTTTACTGTCATTATATTCGAGTAGTAGAGATGCTACGAATTTTCCACGACCAAATGAATTTTATCCAGAACGATGGATCCGAACGGAAAATGGTAATTATCAGGATGTAGTTCATCCTTATGCTAATATACCATTTGCTTTAGGAGCAAGAAGTTGTGTCGGTCGAAAACTCGCAGAAATTCAAATATCTCTTGTTTTGGCTGAggtaatattttgaaataatttgagaaaatttttaattataaatcttcttattttattaaatattaataataggtattataaattttcagcTTGTTCgtacttttaaaataaaatgcatgAATAAAGATGAAGTGAAATTGATATTGCACTTGATCTCTGTACCGTCTAAACCGATAAAGCTTAAATTAATACAGAGAAATTTTACGGAAAGATAGCAGATAAGCCAAAAATGATATCAACGAATTAAATATGaagatttatacatttttggtaactttttacattttagtatatttaattacattattttattaactagATGGTTAAAAGAGACAAGACGATTTTTTTACAACctcatattatttgtatatacaatttagaaattaaattattatttaagtaaTAAGAATGCTGcaagttataaaaaatgtgTGCGATTTAGTAAAtttagtaaatatattataatgttaaattcttaaatataccatgaaatgtaagaaaattgaatttattttatgatttctttcttactctcacaatttttcattaacttACAGCCTTCCTTCTCTTATTGtaagaatttaaattgataactaattttctccttctccattCTGTTGTGTACACAATTGTATCATACATGATGAGGCATTTAACATTATGACCTCAGTTATCTTTTTTCTGCAcacgattattaaataatgtgCATGGTAAGTGTATTCaagtttaaaattattgtattatatattatattatacagaacaataattatatatatatatatatatatatatatatatatatatatatatataatatttatattataatatataatatatatacgattaatatatctatatc
The window above is part of the Vespa velutina chromosome 24, iVesVel2.1, whole genome shotgun sequence genome. Proteins encoded here:
- the LOC124957050 gene encoding cytochrome P450 315a1, mitochondrial isoform X2 produces the protein MRTLWSSLERSRPSLFNTVSISRKKIVVNCNVHEKYEENKKEMKISSPGESYERKYVTSATTTTNITLREPPKPKGFPVFGTIFEFLTTGGAKTLHEYVDRRHKELGPIYRERIGPIMAIFVNSPQEYRRIFRLEGPMPKHFLPEPWVLYNELRSLQRGLLFMNGEEWLQFRRILNKVMLLSDPTDMFVGPCQKAAEGLVEKWTSQISNDNILSQLETQLYQWSIEAMLATLMGSTWHRHKANISRDSENLARTLHKIFEYTAELSMLPAKLAKTLRLPSWNRFVESADSALSIVRTLVPEMVRLGGDGLLQTMMDEGIRDDDLVRIVTDFIIAAGDTTAFSTQWMLFLLGSDSELQEKLYESIKNLSSKEILRDSLIKGVIKETLRLYPIAPFITRYLPEDNVIGGYFVPKGELLLLSLYSSSRDATNFPRPNEFYPERWIRTENDSEKFPSSIAQKASDF
- the LOC124957050 gene encoding cytochrome P450 315a1, mitochondrial isoform X3 yields the protein MPKHFLPEPWVLYNELRSLQRGLLFMNGEEWLQFRRILNKVMLLSDPTDMFVGPCQKAAEGLVEKWTSQISNDNILSQLETQLYQWSIEAMLATLMGSTWHRHKANISRDSENLARTLHKIFEYTAELSMLPAKLAKTLRLPSWNRFVESADSALSIVRTLVPEMVRLGGDGLLQTMMDEGIRDDDLVRIVTDFIIAAGDTTAFSTQWMLFLLGSDSELQEKLYESIKNLSSKEILRDSLIKGVIKETLRLYPIAPFITRYLPEDNVIGGYFVPKGELLLLSLYSSSRDATNFPRPNEFYPERWIRTENGNYQDVVHPYANIPFALGARSCVGRKLAEIQISLVLAELVRTFKIKCMNKDEVKLILHLISVPSKPIKLKLIQRNFTER
- the LOC124957050 gene encoding cytochrome P450 315a1, mitochondrial isoform X1, translated to MRTLWSSLERSRPSLFNTVSISRKKIVVNCNVHEKYEENKKEMKISSPGESYERKYVTSATTTTNITLREPPKPKGFPVFGTIFEFLTTGGAKTLHEYVDRRHKELGPIYRERIGPIMAIFVNSPQEYRRIFRLEGPMPKHFLPEPWVLYNELRSLQRGLLFMNGEEWLQFRRILNKVMLLSDPTDMFVGPCQKAAEGLVEKWTSQISNDNILSQLETQLYQWSIEAMLATLMGSTWHRHKANISRDSENLARTLHKIFEYTAELSMLPAKLAKTLRLPSWNRFVESADSALSIVRTLVPEMVRLGGDGLLQTMMDEGIRDDDLVRIVTDFIIAAGDTTAFSTQWMLFLLGSDSELQEKLYESIKNLSSKEILRDSLIKGVIKETLRLYPIAPFITRYLPEDNVIGGYFVPKGELLLLSLYSSSRDATNFPRPNEFYPERWIRTENGNYQDVVHPYANIPFALGARSCVGRKLAEIQISLVLAELVRTFKIKCMNKDEVKLILHLISVPSKPIKLKLIQRNFTER